One Brachybacterium aquaticum genomic region harbors:
- a CDS encoding LacI family DNA-binding transcriptional regulator, with product MTRLIDIARSAGVSEATVSRVLNGRAGVNEATRRSVLEVARRMGRDVGPVASGGGPLVGVLVPDLDNQVFTAWAERIEAELFERGASTLVALRARTVEREREILQRFLHSGAEAIIVVSGHHAQERGPLDHYREVTAAGVPLVLVNGVREDLEAAFLSTDDEHAVTSVLGHLRELGHERLGLAVGDEHTWPVREKLRVFESVTADWEGAPQPVAFTDFSYAGGYEAARDLVERGATAIICGSDVMAAGALEGVRSQGLSVPRDVSVVGYDDVFWASLTDPPLTTVRQAVGPIARAAVRNALGGGEDSRRPARTEVVFRPQLVVRGSTAAAPGGAASMEW from the coding sequence ATGACCAGACTCATCGATATCGCCAGGAGCGCCGGGGTCAGCGAGGCGACCGTGTCCCGCGTGCTCAACGGCCGCGCCGGCGTCAACGAGGCGACCCGCAGATCGGTGCTCGAGGTGGCGCGGAGGATGGGGCGCGACGTGGGCCCCGTGGCGTCCGGGGGAGGGCCCCTCGTCGGTGTGCTCGTGCCGGATCTGGACAACCAGGTCTTCACCGCCTGGGCCGAGCGGATCGAGGCCGAGCTCTTCGAGCGCGGCGCCTCCACGCTCGTCGCTCTTCGCGCCCGCACGGTCGAGCGGGAGCGCGAGATCTTGCAACGCTTTCTGCACTCCGGCGCGGAGGCGATCATCGTCGTCTCCGGTCATCACGCCCAGGAGCGCGGCCCGCTGGACCACTACCGCGAGGTGACCGCCGCCGGGGTGCCGCTCGTGCTCGTCAACGGCGTGCGCGAGGACCTCGAGGCGGCGTTCCTGTCCACCGACGACGAGCACGCCGTCACCTCGGTGCTCGGGCACCTGCGCGAGCTCGGCCATGAGCGCTTGGGCCTGGCCGTCGGCGACGAGCACACCTGGCCGGTGCGCGAGAAGCTGCGGGTCTTCGAGTCCGTCACGGCCGACTGGGAGGGCGCGCCGCAGCCGGTCGCCTTCACCGACTTCTCCTACGCCGGCGGCTACGAGGCCGCGCGCGATCTCGTCGAGCGGGGCGCGACCGCGATCATCTGCGGCTCGGACGTGATGGCGGCCGGTGCGCTCGAGGGCGTGCGTTCCCAGGGCCTCAGCGTCCCCCGGGACGTCTCCGTGGTCGGCTACGACGACGTGTTCTGGGCGTCGCTCACCGATCCGCCGCTGACCACGGTGCGCCAGGCCGTCGGCCCCATCGCCCGCGCCGCGGTGCGCAACGCGCTCGGCGGCGGTGAGGACTCCCGCCGGCCCGCCCGCACCGAGGTGGTCTTCCGTCCACAGCTGGT